The following coding sequences are from one Megachile rotundata isolate GNS110a chromosome 13, iyMegRotu1, whole genome shotgun sequence window:
- the SNRPG gene encoding small nuclear ribonucleoprotein G: MSKAHPPELKKYMDKRLSLKLNGGRHVVGILRGFDPFMNMVIDESIEECKDGTKNNIGMVVIRGNSVIMLEALDRI; the protein is encoded by the exons atgagTAAAGCACATCCTCCAGAACTTAAAAA GTACATGGACAAGAGATTATCCT TAAAATTGAATGGAGGAAGACACGTTGTTGGCATTTTACGTGGCTTTGATCCATTTATGAACATGGTAATAGATGAAAGCATCGAAGAGTGTAAAGATGGTACCAAAAATAATATTGGAATGGTG GTAATTCGTGGAAACAGCGTAATAATGTTAGAAGCTTTAGATaggatatga
- the LOC100883502 gene encoding uncharacterized protein LOC100883502 isoform X2: MVKMAHAPLPKLICEQINTFKMCPTDFTTSTALSDMDQEDNKEDENLLPSKRQGKSEITLVPIKREKKSCGHYEPCESIVCDVAVQQYVDLEGASPMLAINIEDDEINAPVSKHCTNDRCDALSIDHDRCRRAIVRLNRCNESTVCDICGIVLKTRRSRISHKSCKRRNEYRHNETNGAQVLKEKMREREIQMLEASKGKKSDHKDPVAEYNLAMETLKNNKELIVIPKSVPSQQPDISINLMSTNQSTSETDYVNTVLGKCLPNIPIVLPQQSIFFGKTPSSNGNSTTPPIQITLPNTLNIPLVSTSGTGPLPQNQYITISTQNNAQPITINDLLLSQSQFVTTPIQPKPLLTPIRVVPITNLLTQPSLLHQTQGIPKFCIMADNTVPPPLTVPNPQPIQPAVSVPKVENSDNDKAKLQTRKKIIRKKRQHKHKSFKCTYCFKSFSTDWYFKVHVAKHTGEMQHPCKICTMCFNTRSDMKKHMSDEHKAGNTSPDLDNQQTIEGSYKCLDCNIVYTDIDHLKHHKQKCHNKVECAFCHDEVLAEDLDRHIDLMHKHIKDENAMEETDNDESSSDKRDKLKVPLNTTEDDNKSNGYVCTTD; this comes from the exons atggtgAAAATGGCCCATGCTCCGTTACCAAAGCTTATCTGTgaacaaataaatacatttaagaTGTGTCCCACAGACTTCACTACATCTACTGCCTTATCCGAT ATGGATCAAGAAGATAATAAAGAAGATGAAAATCTTTTACCTTCTAAAAGACAAGGTAAATCAGAAATTACGTTAGTGCCTATTAAAAGGGAGAAGAAATCTTGTGGTCATTATGAACCCTGTGAGAGCATTGTTTGCGATGTGGCAGTACAACAATACGTGGATCTTGAAGGAGCATCGCCTATGTTAGCTATTAACATAGAGGACGACGAAATAAATGCACCTGTCTCTAAACATTGCACAAATGACAGATGCGATGCTTTGAGTATAGATCATGATCGATGTCGCAGAGCTATTGTAAGGCTAAATAGGTGTAATGAATCTACAGTATGTGACATTTGTGGTATCGTGTTAAAAACAAGAAGATCTCGTATATCCCATAAAAGTTGTAAAAGAAGAAACGAATATAGACATAATGAAACAAATGGTGCTCAGGTATTAAAAGAAAAGATGCGCGAAAGAGAAATTCAGATGTTAGAAGCTTCTAAAGGAAAGAAAAGTGATCATAAGGATCCTGTTGCAGAGTATAATCTTGCAAtggaaacattaaaaaataacaaggaATTAATTGTGATTCCAAAGTCAGTTCCTTCGCAGCAACCAGATATTTCTATAAATCTTATGTCTACGAATCAATCTACTTCAGAAACTGACTATGTAAATACTGTACTGGGAAAATGTTTACCCAATATACCAATTGTATTACCGCAACAAAGTATATTCTTTGGTAAAACTCCAAGTTCCAATGGAAATAGCACAACTCCTCCGATACAAATAACTTTACCTAATACTTTGAATATACCGCTTGTATCGACAAGTGGTACAGGACCTTTACCCCAAAATCAGTATATTACAATTTCGACACAAAATAATGCACAGCCAATAACGATAAATGATTTGCTGTTGTCACAGTCACAATTTGTGACAACACCGATTCAACCCAAACCACTGTTAACTCCTATACGTGTTGTGCCTATAACTAATTTACTAACACAACCATCGTTGTTACATCAAACTCAAGGTATACCAAAGTTTTGTATCATGGCAGACAATACAGTACCACCGCCATTAACTGTACCGAATCCGCAGCCTATTCAACCTGCAGTATCTGTGCCAAAGGTTGAAAATTCAGATAATGATAAAGCAAAATTACAGACAAGgaagaaaataataagaaagaaACGTCAACATAAACATAAAAGTTTCAAGTGTACCTATTGCTTTAAAAGTTTTAGCACAGATTGGTATTTTAAAGTACATGTTGCTAAGCATACAGGCGAGATGCAACATCCttgtaaaatatgtacaatGTGTTTCAACACTCGTTCTGATATGAAAAAGCATATGTCAGATGAACATAAAGCTGGGAATACTTCTCCTGATCTGGATAATCAGCAAACTATCGAAGGCTCCTATAAATGTTTAGACTGTAATATCGTGTATACAGACATTGATCATTTAAAACATCATAAACAGAAATGTCATAATAAAGTAGAATGCGCATTTTGCCACGACGAAGTTTTAGCAGAGGACTTAGATAGGCATATTGACTTAATGCACAAACATATAAAGGACGAAAACGCGATGGAAGAAACTGATAATGACGAGAGTAGTTCTGATAAAAGAGATAAACTAAAAGTTCCTTTGAATACTACGGAAGATGACAACAAATCAAATGGATACGTTTGTACTACAGATTAA
- the LOC100883615 gene encoding erythroid differentiation-related factor 1, which yields MSETLDTNADIVKSMSLAIPADSPKKPVKSTAIVKYSTVQTPATYAQLQCNTDLNLPPSNWLSSSAESYGLQSVWSQTSGFSSFRMAHMFPDCVGEVDVVSDAENIKKLLKLPYNHGIISMVVHRIENTLLLDDFDIHKYLLRQAENDWEWLKKFFYEHIFQNLGDKDKCLFHKTSSRNTLQQKNLVSKFLYHSIVVADEKQQHVKPQLPVKTLEPCLPEPSQEEKVPDPNYNHNFARNIVWTFENIQMLIGTDMPIFGGLTHPCISLRLRDMTKPINVLTGIDYWLDNLMCNVPEVVMCYHLDGIVQKYELIKTEDLPNLDHSKFSPKVIRDVAQNILSFLKNNATKAGHTYWLFKGKDDDVVKLYDLTSLCHDVSDEKGQNPFTVPVAMLLYRVARNMKYSSDYHRQQGTIRMLLKNCIQLLAKEKYPQIVTSAHFMLSDLYIPSDTDPVSPGLSDQSDEEDTQSESSVYHESERDEDEEHEVDAIKSLALANIKEHAECEEPKYKPPPISGTIKERCLAALEHVCVGLECLQYFPTNDSVEEEQKKAEAQEKEKKQYEETHLNMAKPFEAIPMPYSSLKDNKKDVELEENLVTTSPAHKKKFKQKKIKKPDKIITKENPIENEPKALLCKLKVGTLPTWQAPKKSDNISWNAHLKTLLYEKASLIFAVLAENEYANRNCGASLRYILALLRCQKILEIFCGIRNDKSISYLLGRAGDCLFMAVQDWCNVEKHRKDYEMKNAIEERIVEEICTMEDLDMNGAELLPQHLESLESTLVASYKCYEKALSLEPLDMDKKNLLIRLGNINNELGVLYMNQAEARYQQESSEEETESSANVQALLNRSLTHLEAGVKAFEAIHDEANLAFLHSNTGRLMRLCAHVHVKQNSQERHFYNKALSSYQKALQVLGSRKTNPMIWDTITWELSTTLFTMATLLQDYPTSGYKSEEELEREVVDILQKALKHCDTETPGPRQPVYQFRAATIQHRLASLYHSVYRECEPDTDNIKRKTSLQLCKLYYDKAAKLLLSLEQTTEFLTVQMERVALAEHQARCATTFNGKLKAYQNGLELILQCRPIMDILRDKNNSQKQTIGTTNVNTNNKVSKDSVEGGKENTNDEQKLMEDEESLVILLEQRLQFILRSLTKLFVTKNSSSNKKESETQANLYKQCYSKTLRLVTMTGLTLIEHIAQLLRELEKMLSSTES from the exons ATGTCAGAAACTTTGGATACTAATGCTGATATC GTCAAGTCCATGTCTTTAGCCATACCAGCTGATTCACCCAAGAAACCAGTTAAATCTACAGCGATCGTAAAATATTCGACCGTTCAGACGCCAGCAACTTATGCTCAATTACAATGCAACACAGACTTGAATTTACCACCAAGCAATTGGCTCAGCAGCTCTGCAGAAAGCTACGGATTACAAAGTGTTTGGTCTCAGACTTCTGGATTTTCCAGTTTTCGCATGGCGCATATGTTTCCTGATTGTGTCGGGGAAGTTGATGTTGTATCTGATGCagaaaatataaagaaactGCTTAAGTTACcttacaatcatggaataatATCCATGGTAGTTCACAGAATTGAAAATACCCTGTTGTTGGATGATTTTGATATTCATAAATATCTACTCAGACAAGCAGAAAATGACTGGGAATGGTTGAAAAAGTTTTTTTATGAGCACATTTTCCAGAATCTGGGAGATAAGGACAAATGTCTATTTCACAAGACAAGTAGCAGAAATACTTTGCAACAAAAGAATTTGGTATCCAAATTTTTGTATCACTCTATAGTAGTGGCAGATGAAAAACAGCAGCATGTAAAACCACAACTACCCGTGAAAACATTAGAACCATGTCTACCAGAACCTTCGCAAGAAGAAAAAGTACCAGATccaaattataatcataattttgCAAGAAACATTGTGTGGACTTTTGAGAACATACAAATGCTTATTGGTACTGATATGCCAATATTTGGAGGGCTAACTCATCCTTGCATCAGTCTGAGATTAAGGGACATGACTAAACCCATTAATGTTCTGACTGGTATAGATTATTGGTTGGATAATTTGATGTGTAATGTTCCAGAAGTAGTGATGTGTTATCACTTGGATGGTATCGTGCAAAAATATGAATTGATAAAAACTGAAGATCTTCCTAATTTAGATCATTCTAAATTCAGTCCAAAAGTTATCAGAGATGTTGCACAGAATATtttaagtttcttaaaaaataatgcaacaaaagCTGGACATACTTATTGGCTGTTTAAAG GAAAGGATGATGACGTGGTGAAATTGTATGACTTAACATCTTTGTGTCACGATGTGTCAGATGAAAAGGGTCAAAATCCATTTACTGTACCTGTTGCTATGTTACTATATAGAGTAGCACGTAACATGAAATACTCCTCTGATTATCACAGACAGCAGGGCACCATCAGAATGCTACTAAAGAATTGCATACAGTTATTAGCTAAAGAAAAGTATCCTCAAATTGTAACATCCGCACATTTTATGTTATCCGATCTTTATATACCATCGGATACAGATCCAGTTAGCCCTGGATTATCCGATCAGAGTGACGAAGAAGATACTCAGAGCGAATCGAGCGTATATCATGAAAGCGAAAGAGACGAGGACGAAGAACACGAAGTAGATGCAATAAAATCTTTGGCCTTAGCAAATA TAAAGGAACATGCGGAATGCGAAGAACCCAAGTATAAACCACCACCAATTTCGGGTACAATTAAGGAACGATGTTTAGCTGCTTTGGAACATGTTTGCGTCGGACTTGAATGTCTGCAATACTTTCCGACCAATGATAGCGTGGAAGAAGAACAAAAGAAAGCGGAAGCAcaagagaaagagaagaaacaATACGAAGAAACTCACTTGAATATGGCGAAACCTTTTGAGGCAATTCCAATGCCTTACTCGTCCTTGAAGGATAACAAGAAGGATGTAGAATTAGAAGAAAATTTAGTAACCACTAGTCCTGCCCATAAGAAGAAATTCAAGCAGAAGAAGATCAAAAAACCCGATAAAATCATCACGAAAGAAAATCCTATTGAAAATGAACCGAAAGCATTGTTGTGTAAACTTAAAGTTGGAACACTACCTACGTGGCAGGCACCTAAAAagagtgataatattagttggaaCGCTCACTTGAAAACGTTATTGTACGAGAAAGCTTCGTTGATTTTTGCTGTACTCGCGGAAAATGAATACGCCAATAGAAATTGTGGAGCGTCATTAAGATACATTTTAGCTCTATTGCGCTGtcaaaaaatattagaaatcttTTGCGGTATACGGAACGATAAGTCGATTAGTTATTTATTAGGTCGCGCCGGAGACTGTCTCTTTATGGCTGTGCAAGATTGGTGCAACGTCGAAAAACACAGAAAAGACTATGAAATGAAGAATGCGATCGAAGAAAGAATCGTCGAAGAAATATGCACCATGGAAGATTTAGATATGA ATGGCGCTGAATTACTGCCTCAACATTTAGAAAGTTTGGAATCTACCTTAGTAGCATCGTACAAATGCTACGAAAAAGCCTTATCGTTGGAACCGTTGGATATGGATAAGAAAAATCTTTTAATACGTTTAGGAAATATTAATAACGAATTAGGTGTACTTTACATGAATCAAGCTGAAG caCGCTATCAGCAAGAAAGTTCAGAGGAAGAAACAGAATCGTCCGCTAATGTACAAGCGTTGCTTAATCGCTCTTTAACTCATTTAGAAGCGGGCGTAAAAGCTTTTGAAGCGATTCACGATGAAGCAAATTTAGCATTTCTACACTCGAATACTGGAAGACTTATGCGGCTTTGTGCACACGTGCACGTGAAACAAAACAGTCAAGAACGTCACTTTTATAACAAAGCACTTTCGAGTTATCAAAAAGCCTTACAAGTTTTAGGTTCCAGAAAGACAAATCCTATGATTTGGGACACGATCACGTGGGAGCTGTCCACTACCTTGTTTACTATGGCTACATTATTGCAGGACTATCCGACAAGTGGATACAAA TCGGAGGAAGAATTGGAACGAGAAGTTGTCGATATTTTGCAAAAAGCTCTGAAACATTGCGACACCGAAACACCTGGACCACGACAACCGGTTTATCAATTTCGTGCAGCGACCATCCAACATCGACTCGCGTCTTTATATCATAGCGTCTACAGAGAATGCGAACCAGACACGGATAACATTAAGAGGAAAACCAGTTTGCAGTTATGCAAATTGTATTACGATAAAGCTGCAAAATTATTGTTGTCTTTGGAGCAAACCACGGAATTTCTAACTGTACAAATGGAAAGGGTTGCTTTAGCGGAACATCAAGCACGTTGTGCCACGACGTTCAACGGCAAATTAAAAGCATATCAGAACGGACTGGAATTAATATTGCAGTGTAGACCTATTATGGATATATTACGCGATAAAAATAACTCTCAGAAACAGACGATAGGAACTACAAATGTTAATACTAATAACAAAGTATCGAAAGACAGTGTAGAAGGAGGAAAGGAAAACACAAACGACGAACAAAAGTTGATGGAAGACGAAGAAAGTTTAGTGATATTACTCGAACAGAGGTTGCAATTTATCCTGCGATCTCTAACGAAACTATTCGTTACCAAGAACAGCAGTAGCAATAAGAAAGA GTCTGAAACACAGGCCAACTTGTACAAACAGTGTTACAGTAAAACATTACGACTAGTCACGATGACCGGTTTGACGTTAATAGAACATATTGCACAACTTTTACGAGAATTGGAGAAAATGTTGTCGTCTACGGAATCTTGA
- the LOC100883502 gene encoding uncharacterized protein LOC100883502 isoform X1 produces the protein MVKMAHAPLPKLICEQINTFKMCPTDFTTSTALSDVLKSDPVKRLFNQPNIVIKTIPLQINAPFTSDDNVIANKQNNLDSNLSESKQAELSVIPLQMDQEDNKEDENLLPSKRQGKSEITLVPIKREKKSCGHYEPCESIVCDVAVQQYVDLEGASPMLAINIEDDEINAPVSKHCTNDRCDALSIDHDRCRRAIVRLNRCNESTVCDICGIVLKTRRSRISHKSCKRRNEYRHNETNGAQVLKEKMREREIQMLEASKGKKSDHKDPVAEYNLAMETLKNNKELIVIPKSVPSQQPDISINLMSTNQSTSETDYVNTVLGKCLPNIPIVLPQQSIFFGKTPSSNGNSTTPPIQITLPNTLNIPLVSTSGTGPLPQNQYITISTQNNAQPITINDLLLSQSQFVTTPIQPKPLLTPIRVVPITNLLTQPSLLHQTQGIPKFCIMADNTVPPPLTVPNPQPIQPAVSVPKVENSDNDKAKLQTRKKIIRKKRQHKHKSFKCTYCFKSFSTDWYFKVHVAKHTGEMQHPCKICTMCFNTRSDMKKHMSDEHKAGNTSPDLDNQQTIEGSYKCLDCNIVYTDIDHLKHHKQKCHNKVECAFCHDEVLAEDLDRHIDLMHKHIKDENAMEETDNDESSSDKRDKLKVPLNTTEDDNKSNGYVCTTD, from the exons atggtgAAAATGGCCCATGCTCCGTTACCAAAGCTTATCTGTgaacaaataaatacatttaagaTGTGTCCCACAGACTTCACTACATCTACTGCCTTATCCGAT gtgTTAAAATCGGACCCAGTGAAACGGCTGTTTAATCAACCAAATATTGTTATTAAGACAATTCCTTTACAAATAAATGCACCTTTTACCTCGGATGATAATGTTATTGCAAACAAACAGAATAATTTAGATTCAaatttgagcgaatcaaaacaAGCAGAATTATCGGTAATTCCTTTACAGATGGATCAAGAAGATAATAAAGAAGATGAAAATCTTTTACCTTCTAAAAGACAAGGTAAATCAGAAATTACGTTAGTGCCTATTAAAAGGGAGAAGAAATCTTGTGGTCATTATGAACCCTGTGAGAGCATTGTTTGCGATGTGGCAGTACAACAATACGTGGATCTTGAAGGAGCATCGCCTATGTTAGCTATTAACATAGAGGACGACGAAATAAATGCACCTGTCTCTAAACATTGCACAAATGACAGATGCGATGCTTTGAGTATAGATCATGATCGATGTCGCAGAGCTATTGTAAGGCTAAATAGGTGTAATGAATCTACAGTATGTGACATTTGTGGTATCGTGTTAAAAACAAGAAGATCTCGTATATCCCATAAAAGTTGTAAAAGAAGAAACGAATATAGACATAATGAAACAAATGGTGCTCAGGTATTAAAAGAAAAGATGCGCGAAAGAGAAATTCAGATGTTAGAAGCTTCTAAAGGAAAGAAAAGTGATCATAAGGATCCTGTTGCAGAGTATAATCTTGCAAtggaaacattaaaaaataacaaggaATTAATTGTGATTCCAAAGTCAGTTCCTTCGCAGCAACCAGATATTTCTATAAATCTTATGTCTACGAATCAATCTACTTCAGAAACTGACTATGTAAATACTGTACTGGGAAAATGTTTACCCAATATACCAATTGTATTACCGCAACAAAGTATATTCTTTGGTAAAACTCCAAGTTCCAATGGAAATAGCACAACTCCTCCGATACAAATAACTTTACCTAATACTTTGAATATACCGCTTGTATCGACAAGTGGTACAGGACCTTTACCCCAAAATCAGTATATTACAATTTCGACACAAAATAATGCACAGCCAATAACGATAAATGATTTGCTGTTGTCACAGTCACAATTTGTGACAACACCGATTCAACCCAAACCACTGTTAACTCCTATACGTGTTGTGCCTATAACTAATTTACTAACACAACCATCGTTGTTACATCAAACTCAAGGTATACCAAAGTTTTGTATCATGGCAGACAATACAGTACCACCGCCATTAACTGTACCGAATCCGCAGCCTATTCAACCTGCAGTATCTGTGCCAAAGGTTGAAAATTCAGATAATGATAAAGCAAAATTACAGACAAGgaagaaaataataagaaagaaACGTCAACATAAACATAAAAGTTTCAAGTGTACCTATTGCTTTAAAAGTTTTAGCACAGATTGGTATTTTAAAGTACATGTTGCTAAGCATACAGGCGAGATGCAACATCCttgtaaaatatgtacaatGTGTTTCAACACTCGTTCTGATATGAAAAAGCATATGTCAGATGAACATAAAGCTGGGAATACTTCTCCTGATCTGGATAATCAGCAAACTATCGAAGGCTCCTATAAATGTTTAGACTGTAATATCGTGTATACAGACATTGATCATTTAAAACATCATAAACAGAAATGTCATAATAAAGTAGAATGCGCATTTTGCCACGACGAAGTTTTAGCAGAGGACTTAGATAGGCATATTGACTTAATGCACAAACATATAAAGGACGAAAACGCGATGGAAGAAACTGATAATGACGAGAGTAGTTCTGATAAAAGAGATAAACTAAAAGTTCCTTTGAATACTACGGAAGATGACAACAAATCAAATGGATACGTTTGTACTACAGATTAA